A genomic region of bacterium contains the following coding sequences:
- a CDS encoding sugar ABC transporter substrate-binding protein: MMRKRLLIILSLLIVLSCHRSARQPHIALTVMTSAHPYFQAVIAEWQRLSQVHGFTLSLMDPNFDNARLMKIVEDLIIRRPDGIAFAPLDSRMAVKMLQKIKEAGIPVIAYNINPSEPVAPTVVGEDLQGGQLAGETAAEEWKKTHSGTSPRIGIVGQVGIAEVDKREQGFLEGVRKIYPQAVLLQEVNGYGVRDKALRAAEDMLQAHPDLDIAFGINDDSALAIVDAVREIGLKQILVAGIGGSEPIIKELLKPESPLKVAVANPPKDIADAGWALLQQVLLGDTSYRLQYLPFVKIVPEQALEWLKNQYPSKDGVQG, from the coding sequence ATGATGCGAAAACGACTGCTTATTATTTTGAGCTTGCTGATAGTGTTATCATGCCACCGGTCGGCCAGGCAACCGCATATTGCGCTGACGGTGATGACCAGCGCCCATCCCTATTTTCAAGCGGTTATTGCGGAATGGCAACGTCTGAGCCAAGTCCATGGCTTCACCCTGTCCTTGATGGACCCCAATTTCGACAATGCACGGCTGATGAAGATCGTCGAGGACCTGATCATCCGTCGTCCCGACGGGATCGCGTTCGCTCCATTGGACAGCCGAATGGCGGTCAAAATGCTGCAAAAGATCAAAGAGGCCGGCATTCCGGTCATCGCCTATAACATCAATCCCAGCGAGCCTGTGGCGCCGACCGTTGTCGGCGAAGATCTGCAGGGCGGGCAGTTGGCCGGTGAAACAGCGGCCGAAGAGTGGAAAAAAACGCATTCGGGGACCTCTCCTCGTATCGGGATCGTCGGTCAGGTCGGCATCGCTGAAGTGGACAAGCGGGAGCAGGGGTTTCTCGAGGGCGTGCGCAAAATCTATCCACAGGCTGTATTGTTGCAGGAAGTCAACGGCTATGGTGTTCGCGACAAAGCATTGCGCGCTGCAGAGGACATGCTGCAGGCGCATCCGGACCTGGACATCGCCTTCGGCATCAATGACGACTCGGCACTGGCGATCGTAGACGCGGTACGGGAAATCGGTCTGAAGCAGATTCTGGTTGCCGGCATCGGCGGATCCGAACCCATCATCAAAGAGCTGCTCAAGCCTGAATCGCCGTTAAAAGTCGCTGTCGCCAATCCGCCCAAAGATATCGCGGACGCCGGCTGGGCGCTGCTGCAGCAGGTCCTGCTGGGCGATACCAGTTACCGCTTGCAGTATCTTCCTTTTGTTAAAATAGTGCCGGAGCAGGCGCTGGAATGGCTGAAGAACCAGTATCCGTCCAAGGATGGTGTTCAGGGATGA
- a CDS encoding ABC transporter permease: protein MKKRGSQNLILLLILVSVSLVLSLSSQNFSSGYNVLNILRQVSLTVISASVVTLVMISGGLDLSIGGVLALAGVITARLSVVGLPLPFAFLAGILVGVVSGALNGSLIISTGIPPVIATLGTMYISRGLAYILSSGSAVVNGLPDSFGVVGETHLGPLPLLVVIMTVVIVICHFLLTKTVFGRHIYAIGGNLQAANLAGIPVKRIKLLLYTLSGTTAGISGVLLASRLSSGDPNVGIGFEFDVIVAIVLGGTSLAGGEGTLSGTLLGALILAVFANGMNLLGIGSFYQYVVQGAILVLAVILDLTLRKKI, encoded by the coding sequence ATGAAAAAACGCGGCTCGCAAAATCTGATCCTGCTGCTCATTCTCGTCAGCGTCTCTCTGGTCCTCTCCCTGTCATCGCAGAATTTTTCCAGCGGTTACAATGTGCTGAACATTCTACGGCAGGTCAGCTTGACGGTCATCTCTGCTTCTGTGGTCACGCTGGTTATGATCAGCGGTGGGCTCGATCTGTCTATAGGCGGTGTGCTGGCTTTGGCGGGCGTGATCACCGCTCGGTTGTCCGTGGTCGGGCTCCCTCTTCCGTTTGCCTTCCTCGCCGGCATCTTGGTCGGCGTTGTCTCTGGAGCTCTCAACGGCTCGCTGATCATATCCACCGGCATTCCGCCGGTGATTGCCACGCTTGGCACCATGTATATCTCCCGCGGATTGGCCTATATTCTAAGCAGCGGCAGTGCTGTGGTCAACGGACTGCCGGATAGTTTCGGCGTTGTAGGGGAAACCCATCTCGGGCCTTTGCCGCTTTTGGTGGTGATCATGACCGTGGTGATCGTGATCTGCCATTTCCTCCTGACCAAAACCGTGTTCGGCCGACACATTTATGCCATCGGCGGCAATTTGCAGGCGGCAAATCTGGCAGGCATCCCGGTCAAACGGATCAAACTGCTGCTCTATACGCTATCTGGAACCACGGCCGGTATCAGCGGCGTCCTGTTGGCCTCCCGCCTTTCTTCCGGAGACCCCAATGTCGGCATCGGCTTTGAATTCGATGTGATCGTGGCCATTGTTCTCGGGGGCACCAGCCTGGCCGGAGGAGAAGGCACTTTATCCGGAACCCTTCTGGGCGCTCTGATTCTGGCGGTATTTGCCAACGGCATGAACCTATTGGGCATCGGCTCGTTTTATCAATATGTGGTGCAGGGAGCGATCCTCGTGCTTGCCGTCATTCTTGATCTGACCTTACGAAAAAAAATATAG